The genomic DNA CCCTTGTACTTCACGGGCACGTTGGTCCAGACCAGGGCGTTCTGCTGGAAAAGGATGTGGAAGCCCTTGCGCAGGATGATGTTGGCCAGGCCGCGGTCCTCGCCGATGTTGGCGTAGCGGCCCAGGAACTGCTCCTCGGCCCACTCCTCCAGATGCGGGGCGAGCACGTCGCCGCGATAGGCCGAGAGGGCGCCGGGGGTGCAGAACACGGTGTTCAGCTTGCTCTGGGCCAGGCGCAGGAAGTCGAAGGAGAGGGTGAAGGCCACATCCATCATCTTGGGGATGAGGCCCTCGCGCAGGTTGAGCACGCGCACGTTGCCGGCGGTGGCGCCGACGCGCTCGTCGCTCACGAAGGGGCTCACCAGCTTGCGCAGGGTGTCGGGGTCCACCAGGGAGTCGGAGTCGATGGTCACCCAGACGGCTCCGGTGGCGCGGCGGAAGCCCTCGTACAGGGCGCGGCGCTTGCCGCCGTTCTTGGTCAGCTTGAGGGGCTCCACGCGGCCGGGGAGCATGCTCTCGGCGCGGCACATCCACTGCCAAGTGTCGTCCTTGGAGCCGTCGTCCACGGCGATGATCTGGAGCTTGTCGGCCGGGTAGTCGCTGGCGGCCACGCTGACCAGGGTGTTCAGCACATGGCGGCCTTCGTTGTAAGCCGGAACCACCACCGTGAGGGTGGGCAGGTCGGCGTCGGCGGCGTCGGGGCGGGGCTTGTAGGTCAGGGCCAGCCCGGCGCGCCAGAGCAGGGCGCCGATGGTCATCCAGAACAGGCCCTGGCCGAGCCACCAGGCCACCTCGCGGCCCACGCCGGCGAAGGAGGACAGGGCGGCGATGCCGGAGTCGGCCCAGACCCACCAGAGGGCCACGGCCGTGCACAGCAGGAAGAGGACCAGAACCACGGGATAGCCGATGTCGCCGTTGGTCAGCCGACGGCGGACGGCCGCCTTGCGGGCGGCGGTGAAAACGGAGGCGTCCTCGAACCGGACAGTGCTCATCGAATTCCTTCTCCTCGGGCTTACCCCGGACCCGAAAGGGTCCGCTTTCACGGTGTCCCGACTTTTTGGTCGAACTGGCTCTTGTCCCAGA from Desulfovibrio aminophilus DSM 12254 includes the following:
- a CDS encoding glycosyltransferase; the protein is MSTVRFEDASVFTAARKAAVRRRLTNGDIGYPVVLVLFLLCTAVALWWVWADSGIAALSSFAGVGREVAWWLGQGLFWMTIGALLWRAGLALTYKPRPDAADADLPTLTVVVPAYNEGRHVLNTLVSVAASDYPADKLQIIAVDDGSKDDTWQWMCRAESMLPGRVEPLKLTKNGGKRRALYEGFRRATGAVWVTIDSDSLVDPDTLRKLVSPFVSDERVGATAGNVRVLNLREGLIPKMMDVAFTLSFDFLRLAQSKLNTVFCTPGALSAYRGDVLAPHLEEWAEEQFLGRYANIGEDRGLANIILRKGFHILFQQNALVWTNVPVKYKGLCKMLVRWGRSHVRESIVMAQFLFGRFRETPAMGTRVEYLLQMIELVVGEALKIGSLGMLLVAPLLVAKNVFIGTLIASTIPAVVYLARHRSWNFLWAVPYSFFWIVGLSWIGVWCMITPHRSGWLTREVKSGLPVAAPATELLQAAQSPILSPAPVMAVDNAHQARA